The proteins below are encoded in one region of Apium graveolens cultivar Ventura chromosome 4, ASM990537v1, whole genome shotgun sequence:
- the LOC141721080 gene encoding anthocyanidin 3-O-glucosyltransferase 2-like, protein MRAELIFIPSPGVGHLASSVEFAKLLASRDGRIFITILIMKHPFGSNTGALAQNLKEEAPKRIAFVDIPDLDEATRKELMSLPPISFFPAFIESQRALVRDIVTTILKQSESGKLGGFIVDMFCNSMIDVANEFNVPAYVFFTSGAAFLSLMLYVQNLKDNESKEISDSDAELSAPGFINPVPVKVLPSVMLTKDGTAFIVATARRLREARGILVNTVLELEAHAIKSLADDENTPLIYHVGPIINFTTGWATPDKKKSEEDIVCWLDRQPPLSVVFLCFGSRGSFDAEQVTEIAHALELSGQRFLWSLRRPSQEKEKMNLPTDYEDYNEVLAEGFLERTSAIGKVIGWAPQVTILSHPSVGGFVSHCGWNSSLESIWHGVPMATWPLYAEQQINAFQLVKELGIAAEIKMDHRKDQFTKLESTEVVKAEVIERGIRCVMDGESEVRSKMMEMKDKCREATVEAGSSYTSLGQFIEAIMDNIRV, encoded by the coding sequence TCCGTTGAGTTTGCTAAGCTCCTTGCCAGTCGAGATGGTCGGATTTTCATCACCATCTTGATAATGAAGCATCCTTTTGGCTCCAACACAGGAGCATTGGCTCAGAACCTTAAGGAAGAGGCTCCTAAACGCATAGCCTTTGTAGACATCCCTGATTTAGACGAGGCTACTCGGAAAGAGCTCATGTCTTTACCACCGATATCTTTCTTCCCTGCCTTCATTGAGAGCCAGCGGGCACTGGTAAGAGATATAGTTACAACAATTTTAAAACAGTCCGAGTCGGGTAAGCTTGGTGGATTCATTGTTGATATGTTCTGCAACTCAATGATAGACGTGGCAAATGAATTCAATGTCCCAGCTTATGTATTCTTCACTTCTGGTGCTGCTTTTCTTTCTCTCATGTTGTACGTTCAAAATCTCAAAGACAATGAAAGCAAAGAAATTTCTGATTCAGACGCTGAGCTCTCTGCTCCTGGTTTCATCAACCCGGTTCCTGTTAAGGTCTTGCCGTCAGTGATGCTTACTAAGGATGGGACTGCCTTCATCGTAGCTACAGCCCGAAGGTTACGAGAGGCCAGAGGTATCTTGGTGAATACCGTGTTGGAACTGGAAGCCCACGCTATCAAGTCCCTTGCTGACGATGAAAACACTCCTCTGATTTATCATGTAGGCCCTATAATTAATTTTACGACTGGTTGGGCGACACCGGATAAGAAAAAATCAGAAGAGGACATTGTTTGCTGGCTAGATCGTCAACCGCCTCTTTCTGTAGTTTTTCTGTGCTTTGGGAGTAGGGGAAGCTTTGATGCAGAGCAAGTAACTGAGATAGCACACGCATTGGAACTCAGCGGACAACGTTTCTTGTGGTCTCTACGTCGTCCATCACAAGAGAAGGAGAAAATGAACTTACCAACAGACTATGAGGATTACAATGAGGTGTTGGCAGAGGGATTCTTGGAGCGGACATCAGCAATAGGAAAGGTGATTGGATGGGCGCCGCAGGTGACTATCCTTTCCCATCCATCTGTGGGAGGATTCGTATCCCATTGTGGATGGAACTCTAGTTTAGAGAGTATATGGCATGGCGTTCCAATGGCTACATGGCCTCTGTATGCTGAACAACAGATCAATGCTTTCCAGTTAGTCAAGGAACTAGGAATTGCAGCGGAGATTAAAATGGACCACAGAAAAGACCAATTTACCAAGTTAGAATCAACAGAAGTTGTGAAAGCGGAAGTGATAGAGAGGGGTATAAGATGTGTGATGGATGGAGAAAGTGAAGTAAGAAGTAAGATGATGGAAATGAAAGACAAATGCAGAGAAGCTACCGTAGAGGCCGGCTCGTCTTATACTTCTCTTGGACAGTTTATTGAGGCTATCATGGATAACATCCGGGTGTAG